The Halalkalibacter krulwichiae genome has a segment encoding these proteins:
- a CDS encoding Mini-ribonuclease 3, producing the protein MKIIEASTKDLKQLNALALAYMGDTVLDMYVRYYLIAQGTVRPHRLHVEATKYVSAKAQAAIMGKLLEDEFLTEEEIAIFKRGRNAKSGSIPKNTDLNTYRYSTGFEAMLGYHYFQGEQERLDEIMKKAVSIVEGRKGQ; encoded by the coding sequence ATGAAGATCATTGAAGCCTCTACTAAAGATTTGAAACAATTAAATGCCTTAGCATTAGCCTATATGGGAGACACGGTGCTCGATATGTATGTCCGCTATTACCTTATAGCACAAGGAACTGTCAGGCCGCACCGTCTCCATGTTGAGGCAACAAAATATGTCTCTGCCAAAGCGCAAGCTGCGATCATGGGTAAGTTATTAGAAGATGAATTTTTAACTGAAGAAGAGATTGCAATATTTAAAAGAGGGCGCAATGCAAAGTCAGGTTCCATTCCGAAAAATACGGATTTAAATACGTATCGGTATTCAACAGGGTTTGAAGCGATGTTAGGGTATCACTATTTCCAAGGGGAGCAAGAAAGATTAGATGAAATTATGAAAAAAGCTGTTTCTATAGTAGAAGGGAGGAAAGGGCAATGA
- the rlmB gene encoding 23S rRNA (guanosine(2251)-2'-O)-methyltransferase RlmB has translation MSKGGKEEFIVGKNPIIEALKSGHSINKIWVAEGSQKGQMSKVVQLAKENGVLIQQAPKKKLEQLVDTDNHQGVVASVAAYEYAEIEDLFAAADKRGEQPFFLVLDEVEDPHNLGSILRTADAVGAHGVIIPKRRAVGLTQTVAKSSTGAIEYVPVVRVTNLARTMDDLKKRGIWFAGTDAKGTDDYRKASFDLPIGLVIGSEGKGISRLVKEKCDFLVQIPMIGHVTSLNASVAASLLMYEVFRRRQEAGSE, from the coding sequence ATGAGTAAAGGTGGTAAAGAAGAGTTTATTGTAGGGAAAAACCCTATCATTGAGGCATTAAAATCAGGACATTCCATTAATAAAATTTGGGTTGCAGAAGGATCTCAAAAAGGACAAATGTCAAAGGTTGTTCAATTAGCAAAAGAAAATGGGGTGCTGATTCAACAAGCTCCAAAGAAGAAACTCGAGCAGCTAGTTGATACCGATAATCACCAAGGTGTGGTCGCTTCAGTTGCAGCATATGAGTATGCAGAAATAGAAGATTTGTTTGCTGCGGCGGACAAGCGTGGGGAGCAGCCGTTTTTCTTAGTATTAGATGAAGTAGAGGACCCTCATAACCTTGGATCAATCCTACGTACTGCTGATGCTGTTGGTGCTCATGGGGTGATTATCCCTAAAAGAAGAGCTGTCGGATTAACGCAAACAGTAGCAAAATCCTCAACAGGTGCAATTGAATATGTTCCTGTCGTTCGAGTAACGAATTTAGCTAGGACAATGGATGATTTGAAAAAAAGAGGAATTTGGTTTGCAGGAACAGATGCGAAAGGTACGGATGATTATCGAAAAGCCTCCTTTGATCTACCAATTGGCTTAGTTATTGGTAGTGAAGGGAAAGGAATTAGCCGTTTGGTAAAAGAGAAGTGCGACTTTCTTGTTCAAATTCCAATGATTGGGCACGTTACATCGTTAAATGCCTCAGTTGCAGCAAGTTTGCTGATGTATGAAGTTTTTCGGAGACGCCAAGAAGCAGGCAGTGAGTAA
- a CDS encoding NYN domain-containing protein: MKDILLVDGYNMIGAWPELRQLKDKDLGLARDRLVEIMAEYQAYTGYKVKVVFDAHMVEGIGKKYHNHRVDVIYTRKNETADERIEKLVHLLKRIDRRIHVATSDFTEQSLTFGSGALRKSARELLIETTTTEKGIDIEVQKTQKKKNSTKIPLTDEIAEIFEKWRRER; encoded by the coding sequence ATGAAAGATATTTTGCTCGTGGATGGCTATAACATGATTGGGGCCTGGCCAGAGCTACGACAACTAAAGGATAAAGATTTAGGTTTAGCTCGTGATCGGTTAGTTGAAATTATGGCAGAGTATCAAGCCTACACAGGGTATAAAGTTAAAGTAGTCTTTGATGCTCATATGGTTGAAGGAATTGGAAAGAAGTATCATAACCATCGAGTTGATGTGATCTATACGAGAAAGAACGAAACTGCGGATGAACGCATTGAAAAGTTAGTTCACCTTTTAAAAAGAATTGATAGGCGTATCCATGTAGCAACATCCGATTTTACAGAACAATCTCTTACCTTTGGAAGTGGAGCTTTAAGAAAATCTGCAAGGGAGCTTCTAATTGAGACTACAACTACAGAAAAAGGTATCGACATAGAAGTACAAAAAACGCAAAAGAAGAAAAATTCGACAAAGATTCCGCTTACAGACGAGATTGCTGAAATTTTTGAAAAATGGCGTCGAGAGCGTTGA
- the sigH gene encoding RNA polymerase sporulation sigma factor SigH — translation MSMDLQETKLKPVYETVDDDELVVLVRNGDSGALEFLINKYKNFVRAKARSYFLIGADHEDIVQEGMIGLYKAVRDYNGDKLSSFKAFAELCITRQIITAIKTATRQKHIPLNSYVSLDKPLYDEESDRTLLDVICGTRVTDPEELLINQEEFADIELKMGELLSDLERQVLMLYLDGRSYQEISIDLNRHVKSIDNALQRVKRKLERYVELKGVSLT, via the coding sequence GTGAGCATGGACCTTCAAGAAACGAAATTAAAGCCGGTGTATGAAACAGTGGATGATGATGAATTGGTCGTTCTTGTAAGAAATGGTGATAGTGGAGCATTAGAGTTTTTAATCAACAAGTATAAGAACTTTGTTCGTGCTAAGGCAAGATCTTATTTTCTCATTGGTGCAGATCATGAGGATATTGTTCAAGAGGGAATGATAGGACTTTACAAAGCTGTTCGAGACTACAATGGGGACAAGCTGTCGTCCTTCAAGGCTTTTGCGGAGCTATGTATAACAAGGCAAATCATTACAGCTATTAAGACAGCAACGAGACAGAAGCATATTCCACTCAATTCTTATGTATCATTGGACAAGCCGTTGTATGATGAGGAGTCGGATCGCACATTGCTCGATGTTATTTGCGGAACACGTGTAACGGATCCAGAGGAATTACTAATTAATCAAGAAGAATTTGCCGATATTGAATTGAAGATGGGAGAACTTCTTAGTGACTTAGAGCGTCAAGTTTTAATGCTCTATTTAGACGGCAGATCGTACCAAGAGATTTCAATTGATCTTAATAGACATGTTAAGTCGATTGATAACGCCTTGCAACGAGTGAAAAGAAAGCTAGAACGCTATGTCGAATTGAAGGGCGTTTCATTAACATAA
- the rpmG gene encoding 50S ribosomal protein L33, whose protein sequence is MLACEVCRSRNYSTQKNKQTTSERVEMKKFCKACNEHTLHRETK, encoded by the coding sequence GTGCTAGCATGTGAAGTTTGCCGGTCGAGAAATTATTCAACGCAAAAGAACAAACAAACGACTAGTGAGCGGGTTGAGATGAAGAAGTTTTGCAAGGCTTGTAATGAGCATACACTTCATCGTGAAACGAAGTAG
- the secE gene encoding preprotein translocase subunit SecE: MAGGVRNIGKFFQDVVKEMKRVSWPNRKELTRYTWIVVGTVAFMSVFFFLVDYGISTLLRFLN, translated from the coding sequence TTGGCTGGCGGAGTGAGAAATATCGGAAAGTTTTTTCAAGATGTTGTAAAAGAGATGAAGCGTGTATCATGGCCAAACCGTAAAGAGTTAACGAGGTATACATGGATAGTTGTTGGTACAGTCGCATTCATGTCTGTTTTCTTTTTTCTAGTGGATTATGGAATTTCGACACTTCTTCGTTTCTTAAACTAA
- the nusG gene encoding transcription termination/antitermination protein NusG, which yields MEKNWYVVHTYSGYENKVKTNLEKRLESMDMTDKIFRVLVPVEEETEVKNGKSKSVTKKVFPGYVIVEMIMTDDSWYVVRNTPGVTGFVGSAGAGSKPTALLPEEVEAILKQMGVEQPRADIDFEVNESVKVKEGPFANFVGSIEEIQLDKQKLKVHVNMFGRETPVELDFNQVEKI from the coding sequence ATGGAAAAAAATTGGTATGTTGTTCATACGTATTCAGGTTACGAGAATAAGGTTAAGACAAATCTAGAAAAGCGTCTTGAGTCAATGGATATGACAGATAAGATCTTTCGTGTTCTAGTTCCTGTCGAAGAAGAAACAGAAGTTAAAAATGGCAAAAGTAAGTCAGTAACTAAAAAAGTGTTCCCGGGCTATGTCATCGTCGAAATGATTATGACAGATGATTCTTGGTATGTTGTTCGAAATACACCAGGAGTAACAGGCTTTGTTGGTTCGGCTGGAGCAGGTTCGAAGCCAACGGCGCTTCTGCCAGAAGAAGTAGAAGCAATCTTGAAACAAATGGGTGTAGAACAACCTCGAGCGGATATTGACTTTGAAGTGAATGAATCTGTGAAAGTAAAAGAGGGTCCTTTTGCAAACTTTGTTGGTTCGATTGAAGAAATTCAATTGGATAAACAAAAGCTTAAGGTGCACGTAAATATGTTTGGCCGAGAAACGCCGGTAGAATTAGATTTTAATCAAGTAGAAAAGATTTAA
- the rplK gene encoding 50S ribosomal protein L11, translated as MAKKVIKMVKLQIPAGKANPAPPVGPALGQAGVNIMGFCKEFNARTSDQAGLIIPVEITVFEDRSFTFITKTPPAAVLLKKAAGIESGSGEPNVKKVATVKRDKVREIAETKMPDLNAANVESAMRMVEGTARSMGIVIED; from the coding sequence GTGGCTAAAAAGGTTATTAAAATGGTTAAGTTACAAATCCCTGCTGGGAAAGCTAATCCAGCGCCACCAGTTGGTCCTGCATTAGGTCAAGCAGGTGTAAATATCATGGGATTTTGTAAGGAATTCAACGCTCGTACTTCTGATCAAGCAGGTCTTATCATTCCAGTTGAGATTACTGTTTTTGAAGATCGTTCGTTTACATTCATCACGAAAACTCCACCTGCTGCTGTTCTTCTAAAGAAAGCTGCTGGGATTGAGTCAGGTTCTGGAGAGCCTAATGTTAAAAAGGTTGCTACAGTAAAGCGTGATAAAGTACGCGAGATTGCTGAGACAAAAATGCCAGACCTTAACGCAGCTAATGTTGAATCAGCTATGCGTATGGTAGAAGGTACTGCTCGCAGCATGGGTATTGTGATTGAAGATTAA
- the rplA gene encoding 50S ribosomal protein L1 has translation MAKKSKKYVDALKLVDRDTAYQVEEAIELVKKTATAKFDETVEVAVRLGVDPKKADQQIRGAVVLPNGTGKTQRVLVFAKGEKAKEAEAAGADFVGDEDFINKINQGWFEFDVIVATPDMMAQVGKLGRVLGPKGLMPNPKTGTVTFDVTKAVNEIKAGKVEYRVDKAGNIHVPIGKVSFETEKLVENFKTIIETLVKVKPAAAKGTYMKNVAVASTMGPGVRVNATALAR, from the coding sequence ATGGCTAAGAAAAGTAAAAAATATGTAGATGCTCTTAAACTTGTTGATCGTGATACAGCGTATCAAGTAGAAGAAGCAATTGAATTAGTAAAAAAGACAGCGACAGCTAAATTCGATGAAACTGTTGAAGTGGCTGTTCGTCTTGGGGTAGACCCTAAGAAAGCTGACCAACAAATTCGTGGTGCAGTTGTTCTTCCAAACGGTACAGGTAAAACACAACGTGTTCTTGTATTCGCAAAAGGAGAAAAAGCAAAAGAAGCTGAAGCAGCTGGAGCTGACTTCGTAGGTGATGAGGATTTCATCAACAAAATCAACCAAGGTTGGTTCGAGTTTGATGTAATCGTAGCAACACCAGATATGATGGCTCAAGTTGGTAAGCTTGGTCGTGTTCTTGGACCAAAAGGCTTAATGCCAAACCCGAAAACTGGTACAGTTACATTTGATGTGACAAAGGCTGTTAATGAAATCAAAGCTGGTAAAGTTGAATACCGCGTTGATAAAGCTGGTAACATCCACGTACCAATTGGTAAAGTTTCTTTTGAAACAGAAAAGCTTGTTGAAAACTTTAAAACAATCATTGAAACTCTTGTTAAGGTTAAACCTGCAGCTGCAAAAGGTACTTACATGAAGAATGTAGCCGTTGCATCTACAATGGGACCTGGAGTACGTGTTAACGCAACTGCTCTTGCAAGATAA
- the rplJ gene encoding 50S ribosomal protein L10 has product MSVLEQKKQVVSDIAAKLRDSKATVVVDYRGLNVSEVTELRKQLREAGVEFKVYKNTLTRRATAEAELTELNEQLVGPTAIAFSAEDVIAPAKVLNEFAKKHEALEIKAGVIEGQVASVAEVKALAELPSREGLLSMLANVLQAPVRQFALVTKAVAEQKEEQGA; this is encoded by the coding sequence ATGAGCGTATTAGAACAAAAAAAGCAAGTTGTTTCTGACATTGCTGCGAAACTACGTGATAGCAAAGCAACTGTTGTTGTTGACTACCGTGGATTGAATGTTTCTGAAGTTACAGAACTTCGTAAACAACTTCGTGAAGCTGGTGTTGAGTTCAAAGTATACAAAAATACTTTAACTCGTCGTGCAACTGCTGAAGCTGAACTAACAGAACTTAATGAGCAACTTGTAGGACCTACTGCAATTGCATTCAGTGCTGAAGATGTTATTGCTCCTGCTAAAGTACTTAATGAATTTGCTAAAAAACACGAAGCTCTTGAAATCAAAGCTGGTGTTATCGAAGGACAAGTTGCGTCTGTTGCTGAAGTAAAAGCTCTTGCTGAACTTCCATCACGCGAAGGACTTCTTTCAATGCTTGCGAATGTACTTCAAGCTCCAGTTCGTCAATTTGCTTTGGTTACAAAAGCTGTTGCAGAGCAAAAAGAAGAGCAAGGTGCTTAA
- the rplL gene encoding 50S ribosomal protein L7/L12: MTKEQIIEAVKEMTVLELNDLVKAIEEEFGVTAAAPVAVAAAGGDAGAAEQTEFDVILTSAGGSKINVIKVVREITGLGLKEAKALVDGAPAPIKEGASKEEAEEAKAKLEEAGASVEVK, encoded by the coding sequence ATGACTAAAGAACAAATCATTGAAGCGGTTAAAGAAATGACTGTTTTAGAACTTAACGACTTAGTAAAAGCAATCGAAGAAGAATTTGGTGTAACTGCTGCTGCTCCTGTAGCTGTAGCTGCTGCTGGTGGCGACGCTGGTGCTGCTGAGCAAACTGAATTTGATGTAATCCTAACATCTGCTGGTGGTTCAAAAATCAACGTAATCAAAGTTGTTCGTGAAATCACTGGTCTTGGTCTTAAAGAAGCAAAAGCTCTAGTTGATGGCGCTCCAGCTCCAATCAAAGAGGGTGCTTCTAAAGAAGAAGCTGAAGAAGCAAAAGCTAAGTTAGAAGAAGCAGGAGCTTCTGTAGAAGTTAAGTAA
- a CDS encoding class I SAM-dependent methyltransferase, protein MSDHYYTENPGVESEEREWSFTLRGETFSFCSDRGVFSKKEVDFGSRLLIEVFRLPDINGPILDIGCGYGPIGLALAKDDGGRIVHMVDVNERALELSRRNAEKNNISNIIVYKSDRLEEVVEKQFAAIVTNPPIRAGKQVVHSIFEQAFEHLADKGELWVVIQKKQGAPSAIEKLKSHFNEVEVVEKKKGYFIIKAKKI, encoded by the coding sequence GTGTCAGATCATTATTATACGGAAAACCCAGGAGTTGAAAGTGAAGAAAGAGAATGGAGTTTTACGTTAAGAGGAGAAACGTTCTCTTTTTGTTCAGACCGTGGAGTTTTTTCTAAGAAGGAAGTCGACTTTGGAAGTCGATTATTAATAGAAGTTTTTAGATTACCTGATATCAATGGGCCTATTTTAGATATTGGCTGTGGATATGGACCGATTGGTCTGGCGCTCGCCAAAGATGACGGAGGACGTATTGTTCATATGGTTGATGTTAATGAGCGAGCTCTAGAATTATCTAGACGCAATGCAGAAAAGAATAACATCTCTAATATCATTGTTTATAAAAGTGATCGTTTGGAAGAGGTTGTTGAAAAACAATTTGCTGCGATTGTAACCAATCCACCGATTCGCGCAGGTAAACAGGTGGTTCATTCAATCTTTGAACAAGCGTTTGAACATTTAGCTGATAAAGGAGAGCTTTGGGTTGTTATTCAAAAGAAACAAGGAGCGCCTTCTGCAATCGAAAAGTTAAAAAGTCATTTCAATGAAGTGGAAGTTGTAGAAAAGAAAAAAGGTTATTTCATTATTAAAGCAAAAAAGATTTGA
- the rpoB gene encoding DNA-directed RNA polymerase subunit beta, whose protein sequence is MTGQLVQYGRHRQRRSYARINEVLELPNLIEIQTASYQWFLDEGLREMFQDISPIQDFTGNLVLEFIDYSLGEPKYPVDESKERDVTYAAPLRVKVRLINKETGEVKEQEVFMGDFPLMTETGTFVINGAERVIVSQLVRSPSVYYSQKTDKNGKKGFTATVIPNRGAWLELETDAKDIVYVRIDRTRKIPVTVLLRALGFGSDQEIIDLLGEDEYLRNSLEKDNTDGTEKALLEIYERLRPGEPPTVENAKSLLDSRFFDPKRYDLANVGRYKINKKLHIKNRLFNQRLAETLVDPETGEVIAEEGTLLDRRTLDRILPYIENNVGFRHVNASGGVVEDEDIELQSIKIYAPNDQEGERTIRVIGNAMVDRSVKHITPADIIASINYFFNLLHGVGDTDDIDHLGNRRLRSVGELLQNQFRIGLSRMERVVRERMSIQDPNMITPQALINIRPVIASIKEFFGSSQLSQFMDQTNPLAELTHKRRLSALGPGGLTRERAGFEVRDVHYSHYGRMCPIETPEGPNIGLINSLSSYAKVNEFGFMETPYRRVDPETGKVTSQIDYLTADEEDNYVVAQANARLAEDGSFIDDNIIARFRGENTVVPRERLDYMDVSPKQVVSAATSCIPFLENDDSNRALMGANMQRQAVPLLVPEAPIVGTGMEHVSAKDSGAAIVSKSKGIVERVTAKEIWVRRLEEVDGKEVKGDLDKYKLQKFIRSNQGTSYNQRPIVAEGNVVSKREILADGPSMELGEMALGRNVMVGFMTWDGYNYEDAIILSERLVKDDVYTSVHIEEYESEARDTKLGPEEITRDIPNVGEDALKNLDERGIIRVGAEVKDGDILVGKVTPKGVTELTAEERLLHAIFGEKAREVRDTSLRAPHGGDGIVLDVKIFNREDGDELPPGVNQLVRVYIVQKRKIHEGDKMAGRHGNKGVISRILPEEDMPYLPDGTPIDIMLNPLGVPSRMNIGQVLELHLGMAARKLGIHVASPVFDGANEEDVWGTLEEAGMARDGKTILYDGRTGEPFDNRVSVGIMYMIKLAHMVDDKLHARSTGPYSLVTQQPLGGKAQFGGQRFGEMEVWALEAYGAAYTLQEILTVKSDDVVGRVKTYEAIVKGENVPEPGVPESFKVLIKELQSLGMDVKMLSSNEEEIEMRELDDEDDQTSEKLNLNFESSESNV, encoded by the coding sequence TTGACAGGTCAACTAGTTCAGTATGGACGCCACCGCCAGCGGAGAAGCTATGCAAGGATTAACGAAGTTTTGGAGCTGCCGAATTTAATTGAGATTCAAACAGCATCCTATCAGTGGTTTCTTGATGAGGGCCTACGAGAAATGTTCCAAGATATTTCTCCAATTCAAGACTTTACAGGAAACTTAGTTTTAGAATTTATTGATTATAGTCTTGGAGAACCAAAATATCCAGTAGATGAATCAAAAGAACGTGATGTGACATATGCAGCACCGCTTCGTGTCAAAGTTCGTTTGATCAATAAGGAAACTGGCGAAGTAAAAGAGCAAGAAGTATTTATGGGAGATTTCCCGTTAATGACTGAGACGGGTACGTTTGTAATCAACGGAGCCGAGCGTGTAATTGTTTCTCAGCTTGTTCGATCTCCGAGTGTATATTACAGTCAAAAAACTGATAAAAACGGTAAAAAGGGTTTTACTGCTACTGTTATTCCAAACCGTGGTGCGTGGTTGGAGCTTGAAACAGATGCTAAAGATATCGTTTACGTTCGAATTGACCGCACACGAAAAATACCAGTGACGGTTCTTTTGCGCGCGTTAGGTTTTGGATCTGATCAAGAGATCATTGATTTATTAGGTGAAGATGAATATCTTCGTAATTCGTTAGAAAAAGACAATACCGATGGAACAGAGAAAGCGTTGTTAGAAATTTACGAGCGCCTTCGCCCTGGTGAACCTCCTACGGTTGAAAATGCAAAGAGCTTGTTAGATTCCCGTTTCTTTGATCCTAAACGTTATGACTTAGCGAATGTTGGTCGTTATAAGATTAATAAGAAGCTTCATATTAAAAATCGATTGTTTAACCAACGCTTAGCTGAAACGTTAGTAGATCCAGAAACAGGAGAAGTGATTGCTGAAGAAGGCACATTACTTGATCGCCGTACTCTTGATCGAATCCTACCTTACATTGAAAATAATGTAGGCTTCCGTCATGTGAATGCATCAGGTGGTGTCGTTGAAGATGAAGACATCGAATTACAATCGATTAAGATTTATGCTCCAAATGATCAAGAGGGCGAACGTACAATTCGTGTAATCGGAAATGCAATGGTTGATCGCTCGGTGAAACATATTACACCTGCTGATATTATTGCTTCTATTAACTATTTCTTCAATCTACTGCATGGTGTTGGAGATACCGATGACATTGATCACCTTGGAAACCGTCGTCTTCGTTCCGTTGGTGAGTTATTGCAAAACCAATTCCGTATTGGTTTGTCTCGTATGGAGCGTGTAGTTCGTGAGCGGATGTCAATTCAAGACCCGAATATGATTACGCCACAAGCGTTAATCAATATTCGTCCTGTTATTGCATCGATTAAAGAGTTCTTTGGTAGCTCGCAGCTTTCACAGTTCATGGATCAGACAAACCCACTAGCAGAGTTAACGCATAAACGTCGTTTATCAGCACTAGGACCAGGTGGTTTAACACGTGAACGTGCAGGATTTGAAGTTCGTGACGTTCACTACTCTCACTACGGTCGTATGTGTCCGATTGAAACGCCAGAGGGCCCGAACATCGGGTTAATTAACTCGTTATCTTCTTATGCAAAAGTAAATGAATTTGGATTTATGGAAACTCCATATCGTCGTGTTGACCCTGAGACAGGGAAAGTTACGTCGCAAATTGATTACTTAACAGCTGATGAAGAGGATAACTATGTAGTTGCCCAAGCGAATGCCCGCTTAGCTGAAGACGGTTCATTCATCGATGACAATATTATTGCTCGTTTCCGTGGTGAAAACACAGTTGTGCCACGTGAGCGTTTAGATTATATGGATGTATCACCAAAGCAAGTTGTCTCTGCTGCGACTTCTTGTATTCCTTTCTTAGAGAATGATGACTCCAACCGTGCTTTAATGGGGGCGAACATGCAACGTCAAGCGGTACCATTGTTGGTTCCTGAAGCTCCAATTGTTGGAACAGGTATGGAGCATGTATCTGCAAAAGACTCAGGTGCTGCGATTGTATCGAAGTCAAAAGGGATCGTTGAACGTGTAACAGCTAAAGAAATTTGGGTTCGCCGCCTTGAAGAAGTCGATGGCAAAGAAGTAAAAGGTGACTTAGATAAATACAAACTACAAAAATTCATCCGTTCTAACCAAGGAACAAGTTATAACCAACGTCCAATTGTGGCTGAAGGGAACGTTGTATCTAAACGTGAAATTCTAGCTGATGGTCCTTCAATGGAACTTGGCGAAATGGCTTTAGGCCGTAACGTAATGGTAGGATTTATGACTTGGGACGGTTATAACTATGAGGATGCGATCATTTTAAGTGAGCGTCTTGTAAAGGATGATGTATACACATCTGTTCATATTGAAGAATATGAGTCAGAAGCTCGTGACACAAAGCTTGGACCTGAAGAGATTACTCGTGATATCCCGAACGTTGGGGAAGACGCTCTTAAAAACCTTGATGAGCGTGGTATTATCCGTGTAGGTGCAGAAGTAAAAGACGGTGATATTCTTGTTGGGAAAGTTACACCTAAAGGGGTTACGGAATTAACAGCTGAAGAACGTCTATTACACGCAATCTTCGGAGAAAAAGCTCGTGAAGTACGTGATACTTCACTACGTGCTCCGCATGGTGGAGATGGTATTGTCCTTGATGTTAAGATCTTCAACCGTGAAGATGGAGATGAGTTACCACCAGGTGTGAACCAACTCGTTCGTGTCTATATCGTTCAAAAACGTAAGATTCACGAAGGGGATAAAATGGCTGGACGTCATGGTAACAAAGGGGTTATCTCTAGAATTCTTCCTGAAGAAGATATGCCTTACTTACCTGACGGAACACCAATCGATATCATGTTAAACCCTCTAGGGGTACCTTCTCGTATGAATATCGGTCAGGTATTAGAGTTGCACTTAGGTATGGCTGCTCGTAAGCTAGGCATACATGTCGCTTCTCCTGTATTTGATGGTGCAAACGAAGAAGATGTATGGGGTACTTTAGAAGAAGCCGGTATGGCCCGTGATGGAAAGACGATCCTTTATGATGGTCGTACAGGGGAGCCGTTTGATAACCGAGTATCTGTAGGGATCATGTACATGATCAAACTTGCTCACATGGTAGATGATAAGTTACATGCTCGTTCAACTGGACCTTACTCACTTGTTACACAACAACCACTTGGAGGTAAAGCTCAATTTGGTGGTCAGCGTTTTGGTGAGATGGAGGTTTGGGCACTTGAAGCTTATGGAGCTGCCTATACACTGCAGGAAATCTTAACTGTTAAGTCGGATGACGTTGTCGGACGTGTTAAGACGTACGAAGCGATTGTAAAAGGCGAAAATGTACCTGAGCCAGGTGTACCAGAATCATTTAAAGTATTAATTAAAGAGCTTCAGTCACTAGGTATGGATGTGAAGATGCTCTCAAGCAATGAAGAAGAAATTGAAATGAGAGAACTTGATGACGAAGATGATCAGACGAGTGAAAAGCTGAATCTAAACTTTGAATCAAGTGAATCGAACGTATAA